The window AAGCTTTAACAGCATGCAGGCCGTCAATTTTACACATTTAAATGGAAATATTAAAAGTATTATAATTGTAAGACTTAAAGACCTGCAGTGGCAGTCAGATTTAttcttattatcattattattattattttctatctTTTTATTTGTCAGTGGAGCTCCTCTAACACTGCAGCCTGCATATGTCTCCTGATGTTTGTGTTCTTATCAGATGGATGAGGGAGTTTGATTGAAGCATTTGTCATGTAAATGCGAGCCGTTTGATGGACGAGCCTGCAGACTTGACAGAGTGCTGTTGGTCTTTTGCCATTGGCGTTTAGCAGGTCACATGGTGTGTCAGGAAGGTGATATGAGCGTGGAAGGCAGTTTTACAGCTTTGACATACTTACCTAAGGTTAGGGGCGAGGGGAGCACCGATTAATGACTGCTCAGTCTTCATCAGTTCTGAACAAATAACAGGCCCAGGTTCAGGATGAACTCCTACTTAGACTATCCTGTGTGCAACCGGGGAGCAAATATTTTCAGTACCAAAGCCGGATACCCCAATTTAAACCATGGATACATGTCGTCCAACTCGTGTGCAACAAGTGATAGTTACGCACCGGACGGTCGTTTAGTGGCAGCAGCCTCTGCGCCCCACCAGACTTCGAGCCTCCCTCTGCACCACCAGGCCCACGCCAACTTGGATCTGCAGTTTTCAGCCCCGGGGAACCCCATGTATGGGTCACCTCTGGAGTACGGACATCACCAGTACGGCCTCGCTCCAGATCAGGACCGGAGCTTTATTCACGCACAGGTCTCACCGCTCGGAACAAACATGGCTCCCTACGCAGGGGACAGCTGTGGGCCTGGAGTTGTATCGGGCAGCCAGTATCTGCATTTTGCCAACGGAGATCAGAGGCAGCAAGAATATTCTGAAAGTGTTTACGCGAGGTTACCGACCCAGTGTAAAGAGAAAGATTTGGAGCACGTTGAGGAGGCTTCTAAGACTTTCGACTGGATGAAAGTGAAAAGGAATCCTCCTAAAACAGGTTTGTTGTGGACATTAGAGCAAAAACGTTGTGCCATTTAGAGAACCCATGAGGCCAATAAAACGTGCGTAAAACCCAGTCAGCTGACAATAAAGCCAAAGTGTTTTAAATAGTCCTGATAAATCATTTTATCCACTAATGTTTTTCTGTTCATTCTCATTTTTTCACTCATATCCAATCCTCATACTCCAGCTCCATGAGTTCCATGTATTTCTccaccatccattcatccatttctcCCCGCAGCTGTCCTGTCGGAGTTCGGGGTCCCGGGCCAGAACAACGTGATCCGCACCAACTTCACCACCAAGCAGCTGACGGAGCTGGAGAAAGAGTTCCACTTCAATAAATACCTGACGCGGGCACGGCGGGTGGAGGTCGCGGCCAGTCTGGACCTGAACGAGACGCAGGTGAAAATCTGGTTTCAGAACCGCAGGATGAAGCAGAAGAAGAGGGAGAAGCTTGGCTGCGCTTCGGTCAACTCTTCGGCACCTGTGGAGAAACTCTCCAGCTCCGACACCTCCCCAAAGACTAAAGGGgaaaaactctgaacaatga of the Odontesthes bonariensis isolate fOdoBon6 chromosome 23, fOdoBon6.hap1, whole genome shotgun sequence genome contains:
- the hoxb1b gene encoding homeobox protein Hox-B1b, which gives rise to MNSYLDYPVCNRGANIFSTKAGYPNLNHGYMSSNSCATSDSYAPDGRLVAAASAPHQTSSLPLHHQAHANLDLQFSAPGNPMYGSPLEYGHHQYGLAPDQDRSFIHAQVSPLGTNMAPYAGDSCGPGVVSGSQYLHFANGDQRQQEYSESVYARLPTQCKEKDLEHVEEASKTFDWMKVKRNPPKTAVLSEFGVPGQNNVIRTNFTTKQLTELEKEFHFNKYLTRARRVEVAASLDLNETQVKIWFQNRRMKQKKREKLGCASVNSSAPVEKLSSSDTSPKTKGEKL